One Silene latifolia isolate original U9 population chromosome 4, ASM4854445v1, whole genome shotgun sequence DNA segment encodes these proteins:
- the LOC141653174 gene encoding heparanase-like protein 2 translates to MESRLLFCLLFACISSILAQEIAEAALGIDGSLAIAHTNENYVCATIDWWPHTKCNYEDCPWGYSSIMNLNLSNPLLAKAVQAFGNLRLRLGGSLEDQVLYDVPSLKLPCHPFWKQSDGLFGFSRGCLHIGRWDMLNHFFKKTGAIVTFGINALYGRRKSKNGAWVGPWDSSNAQDFIKYTISKGYEIDSWEFGNELCGNGVGARVDAAQYAKDLIMLNGIINELYKNSHSKPLLLAPGGFFDKDWFTKLLKNTGPGVVNSVTHHIYNLGAGNDPNLVSKMLDPNFLNKISETFSDVNETLETAGPWTRSWVGESGGAYNSGGKLVSDTFVNSFWYLDQLGLAATYNTKVYCRQTLIGGNYGLLNTTTFAPNPDYYGALLWNRLMGHKVLPVNILASPYLRSYAHCTKGRAGITVLLINLSNQTSVLVKVQDTMEKDLQIANKVIPKESSFTRTIKKTVSWVGSKASDGQLHREEYHLTAKDGSLRSQTVVLNGKPLEITENGNIPRLEPVLVNVNSPLYISPLSIAFIVFPNFDAPACNL, encoded by the exons ATGGAAAGCCGGCTCCTTTTCTGCTTACTGTTCGCTTGTATTTCGTCTATTTTGGCTCAAGAAATCGCGGAAGCTGCGTTGGGAATTGATGGAAGCTTAGCTATTGCTCACACTAATGAGAATTATGTGTGTGCCACTATTGATTGGTGGCCTCATACCAAATGTAACTATGAAGATTGCCCATGGGGATACTCTTCTATAATGAATCTC AATTTATCTAATCCGCTTCTTGCAAAGGCGGTGCAAG CTTTCGGAAATTTGAGATTAAGGCTTGGAGGTTCCCTGGAAGATCAAGTCCTTTATGATGTTCCGAGTTTGAAGCTCCCTTGTCATCCATTTTGGAAACAATCTGATGGATTATTTGGCTTTTCGAGGGGATGTCTGCACATTGGCCGCTGGGACATGCTTAATCATTTTTTTAAAAAGACAGG AGCAATTGTAACCTTTGGCATAAATGCACTGTATGGGAGGCGAAAGTCCAAAAATGGCGCTTGGGTGGGACCTTGGGACTCGAGTAATGCACAAGATTTCATTAAGTACACAATCTCCAAGGGATACGAGATTGATTCATGGGAATTCG GAAATGAACTGTGTGGAAACGGAGTTGGTGCAAGGGTTGACGCTGCACAGTATGCCAAAGACCTGATAATGCTAAACGGAATCATCAACGAATTATACAAGAACTCACACTCAAAACCGTTGCTTTTAGCCCCGGGAGGATTTTTCGACAAGGATTGGTTTACTAAGCTCCTTAAGAATACGGGGCCTGGAGTAGTTAATTCCGTTACTCATCATATTTACAATCTCGGGGCAG GTAATGACCCCAATCTGGTGAGCAAGATGCTGGATCCTAATTTCCTGAATAAAATATCAGAAACCTTCAGTGATGTTAATGAAACATTAGAAACAGCCGGTCCTTGGACTCGTTCTTGGGTTGGTGAGTCAGGTGGTGCTTACAACAGCGGAGGCAAACTAGTTTCTGATACCTTTGTCAATAGCTTCTG GTACTTAGATCAGCTGGGACTGGCTGCTACATACAACACCAAAGTGTATTGCCGGCAGACATTGATTGGTGGTAATTATGGCCTCCTCAATACAACCACATTTGCCCCGAACCCAGATTATTATGG gGCGCTTTTGTGGAATCGGTTGATGGGACACAAGGTCCTTCCTGTCAATATTCTTGCTTCGCCTTATCTACGCTCGTATGCCCATTGTACAAAAGGAAGG GCAGGTATAACTGTACTTTTGATAAATCTTAGCAACCAGACAAGTGTTCTAGTCAAAGTGCAAGACACAATGGAAAAGGACTTGCAGATAGCCAACAAGGTCATCCCGAAAGAAAGTTCTTTCACGCGAACTATAaaaaagacggtgtcttgggtaGGAAGTAAAGCTTCAGATGGGCAATTGCACAGAGAAGAATATCATTTGACGGCCAAAGATGGATCCCTGCGGAGCCAAACCGTGGTTCTGAATGGGAAACCTTTGGAGATCACAGAAAACGGAAATATTCCGAGACTGGAACCTGTTCTAGTTAATGTGAATTCCCCTCTATACATATCTCCCTTGTCTATTGCTTTCATAGTTTTTCCTAACTTTGATGCTCCGGCATGCAATTTGTGA
- the LOC141653175 gene encoding uncharacterized protein LOC141653175, with amino-acid sequence MSTADSSPMFGEFSDGIVDVEDFISASEGEDAVSYDRFRQLFELVQSGNQAFRQAKFEEAVNCYSKAITMKPGDPIILSNRCAAYIRLSQSLKSRPPSTSEYSPLYGLDPTTHAELALKDAEKVMSSRSNSVRSYILQADALFLLEKYDLARETVISGLHIDPLSDYLQSLLLVLERTSTGLVGAGGRGKPERSDDFDCTLCLKLLYEPVTTPCGHSFCRSCLFQSMDRSNKCPLCRTVLFITPRTCATSVTLNNIIQKNFPEEFAERKSENDNLVKLGADLMPLFVMDAVLPCQKLALNIFEPRYRLMVRRIMEGNHRMGMVTIDSTTGQIADFACEVEITECEPLPDGRFYIEVEGRRRFRILQSWDQDGYRVAEVEWVQDIHRQEGTRERIDLQELTSNAAEFARTWLTRAKEAAQQDRRRLAELLNVEAMMPSANDPERFSFWLTTLTRRRPSERLDLLRLEDTKERIGRGLIYLRQEEQGCRLQ; translated from the exons GCAAGCGAGGGAGAAGACGCGGTTTCTTATGACAGATTCCGTCAGCTTTTTGAGCTTGTACAGAGCGGTAATCAAGCTTTTCGCCAAGCGAAATTTGAGGAG GCAGTCAACTGTTATTCTAAAGCTATTACGATGAAACCGGGTGATCCTATTATTTTGAGCAATAGATGTGCTGCGTATATAAG GTTAAGCCAATCTTTGAAGAGTAGGCCACCTTCCACTTCTGAGTATAGCCCATTGTACGGACTTGATCCTACAACACATGCTGAA CTTGCTTTAAAAGATGCTGAGAAAGTCATGAGCTCCAGAAGCAATTCTGTAAGATCTTACATCTTGCAAGCTGATGCTCTATTCTTG TTGGAAAAGTATGACCTGGCACGTGAGACTGTAATCTCCGGTCTTCATATTGATCCGCTTAG TGACTATTTACAATCTCTTCTACTGGTTTTGGAGAGGACAAGTACTGGTTTAGTGGGAGCAGGAGGCCGGGGAAAACCAGAACGTTCTGATGACTTCGATTGTACCCTTTGCTTGAAGCTTCTCTATGAGCCAGTAACAACACCATGCGGGCACTCATTTTGTCGTTCATGTCTATTCCAGTCAATGGACCGTA GTAATAAATGCCCCCTTTGTCGTACTGTGCTATTTATAACACCTAGGACATGTGCTACCAG TGTGACTCTTAACAATATTATACAGAAAAATTTTCCCGAGGAATTCGCTGAGAGGAAGTCGGAAAATGACAATTTGGTAAAGCTAGGCGCTGATTTGATGCCACTTTTTGTTATGGATGCAGTCCTACCTTGCCAGAAATTGGCTCTCAATATATTTGAACCTCGCTACAGGCTTATG GTTAGGAGAATAATGGAAGGAAATCATCGGATGGGAATG GTCACAATTGATTCTACTACGGGTCAGATAGCGGACTTTGCATGTGAAGTGGAGATAACAGA ATGTGAGCCACTTCCTGATGGCCGCTTCTATATAGAG GTGGAAGGCCGCAGGAGATTCCGTATTCTTCAATCATGGGATCAAGACGG GTATCGTGTTGCTGAAGTAGAGTGGGTACAGGATATACATCGTCAGGAAGGAACTAGGGAGCGAATAGAT TTGCAGGAATTGACAAGTAATGCCGCAGAATTTGCCCGAACGTGGCTGACGAGGGCAAAAGAAGCAGCACAGCAAG ATCGAAGACGGCTTGCTGAACTTCTTAATGTGGAAGCGATGATGCCGTCAGCAAACGATCCAGAGCGCTTCAGTTTCTGG TTAACAACCCTAACAAGGAGGAGACCATCAGAAAGACTAGATCTTCTACGATTAGAAGATACAAAAGAG AGGATCGGGCGTGGGCTCATTTACCTTAGACAAGAAGAGCAGGGCTGTCGGCTTCAATAG